The Acanthopagrus latus isolate v.2019 chromosome 20, fAcaLat1.1, whole genome shotgun sequence genomic sequence GGCTTTATTTAAAATCAcctttttaagtatttttaaatgtgcttcaTATTATTTTGTATGTAGCCTGCGTTTGGAGGTCAACTTTGATGACTTAAACatattaaatgtaacatttctgtattaaaatgtctaaaaacaactcgACCTTTGTTCGTTTCCAACGATGTTCAAACAGAGAAGTCGAAGAGTTTCCCCAAGGTCACACTTCATTTCAGTAACTTGCAGCAGAGTCAGTAAGTCAGAGAGTCACGTCTCATAGTAAGTAAAGTCGTGTCTGTTCGGCAGTTTGACAACGCAgtgctgttttactgtaaagattcagaaatgtttcatggactAAGAAACTAAGAAGGAGATAACGACTGGATTTTTAAGTTCATATCTTTATCTCAGCCGTAAGTTTAACTTCACAAATAACCCATGAAATGCTTCCCCATGTGTCTAATAACACAAAGGCTGGACAGGAGCAGTAAAATCCAGTTTGTGTAACTGATGCAGTGACGTTTGATGTGAGTGTTCAggttcactcactcactgaACCTTTGATATGTTAAACAAGGCTGAGAGGACAAACAGGGCTAATTAATATCAATTACAACATTAGTTTCAGTGTTTAATTGCCCCTTGAGGTAATTGCAGGCTGTTTCTGTTGGAGGGttcgtcctgctgctgctgagactcTGAACAAGAGATCTGACATTCAGCTGTCTGAACTGTTTCTGTGTTACGACCTTTGATCGGCTTGATTGTCAGTTAGATGTTCAGTAAATGACTAAAAGGGGCAAATATGAGATGAAAGATGAGCTGATTCCAGGTAAATCTTGATGATGACTACAGAAATGTAACATCAATAATTAGACAGGTATCTACAGACCTGCTGAGCTTTAAATCATGACGTTATTATGTGTGACTGCAGGTAACGGAGAAGAGAAATACATACACGACTCTGTCACGACAAGTACTAGAAGTTTTGGCCACAGGTTCTGTGCAGAGAGGGGCTGACTGGGTGCTGCTACTGGGAGGTGGACTgggaaaacatttctttatttggtGTTGTTGGAGGTGTTTGCTACAGAGGGATGCCAAGAAAAGGAAACGGTGACCAGTCCAAGCTAGGAGCGAATAAACTGTCCTGGTGTTTAGGATACTACCAGAAGTCTGCAGTAggttctgctctctctgcaggacaTGATAATCAGAACCACAGTTtacctgttcctcctcctctcttcacccgTCTGGGAGTGTATCTGGACTGGTCTGCTGGCACTCTGTCTTACTATGAGGTCTCATCTGACACTGTGAGTCACATCTACACCTTCCACACCAAGTTCACTGAGCCTGTTTACCCAATCTGCATGACTGAGGATGAATACAccccgtctctgtctctgtgtctgtgaacTTATCAGCACATGATTCAGttcagattcagttcagttcactgAAATCACtgaatcaaatgttttgattgtgaAGCGTCATCATGTCAGTCACATAACAGTGTTAAATAATACAACACTTCTTTATGTGAGAAACAGCAACATGTAAAATATCTACACAGAAAGTTCAACACAAGACCccattatcattataattgccattattattgttgttgttgttgttgttgttgttgttgttgttgttgttgttgttgggacccacagatgaagtcattcattgtgGATTTAAAACAGACTCTGAACTGAACCCATTCTTCACAACGAGGTGcaaaaatcagctttgaaataaaatagGAATTAAAAAGTTGGATTGGAATGGAATGCTGCATAACGTTTGTTATTTCCAAGCAGCCCCTGAATGCACCATTCCTGCTCTGATCACTGCAGCAGACCAGGAGTGAGTCAGCCGGACCGACCAGAGCTCAGTCAGAGACCAGGGGGTTTGAAGGGACTGGCATCATTTGTCTCTGGGGACAGAACTGAGGATAAACAGGTGAGTTCAACATGTCCGACTCTTTATTGTTAGTCAGGTTCAAAgtgaaagagatgaagagagattCGTGATTCACCAAACGTTCACATTTTGTTAATGGTGATACTTTGATAGTCCTGCGTGGATCGAGATGAAATCGTCATTTGTTTAAGACACATGTTGTGTATAAAAAGAACGCTGGACGAGAGATTCAAGCtcgcaactctctttactttcgatgAAAACGAAACTTAACGGCTCTGCCTCCAAGTGGGCTGCGGTGACGTGTTGCCACTGTGACCAACCCGTAACAAgcacctgtctccctctgatCAACACTCAGCTCGTGTCTGTGCAGGACacctgaactgagacaaacaggtTTTTCAGAGTCACTGTGTTCGGCTCTCAGTGCTTTTGTATCTCTGACTGAATCTCTTCAGTTTCTGTCgagctgtttgttctttcaaacatctgctgtgtttcatgcgttcactttcagctgcttcaggaatGGTGTTTAGTGACTGCAGtttcctgtgatgctgcttcataataaaagcttttaaatgactcaaggatgaagaaaaagagaagttaaagagaaatgtgtttctaacTGGATTAGTGGAGACACTTTGTTAGCGGTGATTATTTGAACGCTGGATGAGAAGTTTATGCtcgcaactctctttacttatgatgaaaatgaaacttaacaatttcagacaaaaacagctgcatactaaacattcagcgaggcattaccaaaggaacacagattaatttgtcctgaatgGACTTCAGAACACCGTCAAGCAGGTAGCCAGTTGTGACAGAAATGCAAATCCCCAGCGCAGAACTGCTGGAGGTGTGGTTGAGAATCCCGTCTGGAGAGGGGTCCTCGGCCATGTCCGCCAGCCAGGAACAACATTCCGATCACCCTGCTCATCGATCCAAGTCATGTATAtgtaccgtattttcacgaccatagggcgcaccgggttatagggcacggtttcagttacgggtgctttttctgtatttaacaaatacataaggcgcactggaccatagggcgcgggcatggtaaaacacaccggtaaaacatgcatgctagtgtgtgtatttaaaaaggcagcgggagcaaaactgagtttggttgtgctttattgaaatcctggcccggatggaaagatggcaccgtttcatgaagcgaaagcaccaagacggacctccttgaaaatgttcaattttcctttcttccgctagcgttactgcccttagtcgtatggtgactgtagagacgcttcttccagctgtcctttgaccggCAATCCACTGCTCGAGTCGGtcttccaactcgggccatctcgccttgtgtccgcggaaactcagctgcgtcttcttgacctgtcgcagctcgttttccatcttcctccacttgcgaaccatggattcattgatattgtattccctcgcggctgctcgattcccatgttccaccgcgtaactgacagctttcagtttaaactgtgcttcgtaagcgtgtctctttgccattatcggggttgccaaaacaatgacgcacatACAGGCACAACGTTCTCATCTAGTCCTCTGTTACCTccgccttacaacaacaacaataatgcccacacttcacacttcacccttcgttctcatgtaatccgccttacaaaaaaacaacagcactgcactatagggcgcgccgcacattttggagaaaatttgagacgtttaggtgcgccttatggtcgtgaaaatacggtataTTCATTTTGACGTGGCTGTAACACTACTATTCCACATAGAGATGTCAAGTCTGCAACCCTCAAACCACTGTTAGACGAGCGCCACAGAGAACACAGTGACAAGTAGGTGACTGTGGTGATGCCTGTCCGAAAAAACTCAACTGTCTATAAATTGTGTAAAAGTGTATGTTTCCAGTCTTATATCTTGTTATGAATTTCTGTACTCACAAACAACTCATGGGTAGAACAGTCTGAACAAAAGTAACGTAATAACTgcaactgtaactgtctttggcaacttgatttctgcccgaaaaacagcatctgtcaccggcaaaaagctttaactcaccgagtgtttgtgacGACGGGCAGTCCTCccgaccgagacttcagtgaactttccccagaaaacagctTCCGTCCCCGTGAGGGAGTCAGATTGAcggggggacacctgggaaacaccttgaaaacataccaacgtcatcatcatgatgagTACCTTTATGCCTCTTTAGGCTTTCTGGGTGAATTCACAGCGGTTTGTCTTTACGGCGGACCTGATTCACTCTGTGCGAATCACCAGcggtggagaattggcgaacctCCGCTCCGGCTTTCTTGcgtcttctcctgtgtgaatggGGCTCCTGTGAAAAAGGTTGACACATTTGGTAGTTTTGATAAAAACTCTTTACTTTCCTCTTGCCTTCTCCTCTTTTCCGCATAATTTTTTCTCAACTCAAAACCTCTCAAAACCACACTTACAAGTTTGTTTTGCTACCGTCTTCCTGAACCAAGACTGCACATTCGCAGTAACATGGAAGAGTTGATTGAGAAGGGAGGGGTGCTGATTTTCAGGTTtcataaaagcaaacaaacagataaataaaactctgACTCCCAGTCTCTGTGGCAGCGTGGACGgttttgtctctcactcatTTCAGACACCTGAATCAAAGGTTGACCACTGTATCACTGTATGTGTACAAATGCTCTTGTTGTTTTGTACTGACAGGAAGAGAATTGTCCTCAGGTGACATGGCGGTGGCTGCTCTGGGTCGACCTTTCACTTTGGGAATGTTGTACGACGGTCGGAAAGATGAGCTGATACCAGGTAAATCTTGATGTTGAAAAGTGACATGAAACAGGGATCTACAGATCTGTCATACTTTAAATTATTAAGTTATTGTGTGTGACTGTcaaagaggagaagacaaatacatacacaactgtcatctgcataaaaacAGACGCTGTTTGTGTAGGTGTCAAAATATTTCCGATGTGATGTACATAGTAAAGGACGCAGTACAGAACCATGTGGTGCtcccttatttatttatttagaagTTTAAGACCATTGGAATAGGTTGCCTGTGTTCTGTTGGACAATGAAAATATagtttattgatttaaatgatccacatcagctctgttgCATGAGCTCTACTGAATCTTACCAAAGGGGTTTTGCTTGAACACATACTCTACATTTTTGTCTGTAGGCTCGACTTTGTGGGATGAAACAACTCTACAGAACAACACAGGCAGGAGTTCTCAATATAGTAGTGAATTTGAAATAACTGCATCTGACTCCATTGAGTCCAAGTCCTCTCTGATGGATATTGAAGCTTCTCTGAAAGTCAGTTTCCTGTGTGGACTGATTGAAGTTGGAGGATCTGCCAAGTATCTGAATGATACGAAGAAATTCaagaatcagagcagagtgacgTGTCGTTACAAAGCTACCACACACTTCAATCAGTTGTCAGTGACTCAAGGTGAAACCATGAACCCCCAACAGATAGAGGTCATCCGGAAGGGCACGGCAACACATGTAGTCACAGGAATCCTTCATGGGGCAaatgctttctttgtgtttgacagtgagAAGTTGGAAGCCAGCAGCGTTCAGGACATCCAGGGCCACATGGAGGCTGTGATCAAGAAGATCCCCTCATTTAATATTGAGGGTAGCATTACCGCTCAGctgactgaagaagaaaaagcccTGACCAACAAATTCTCCTGCAAATTCTACGGAGACTTCATTCTTGAAAGAAACCCTACATCATTTGAAGATGCAGTGAAGACCTATGCAGAACTCCCAAAGCTGctgggagaagatggagagaagagtgTTCCAGTGAAGGTCTGGATGATGCCTCTGAAGGTCTTTGACACGACTGCAGCTGAGCTGATGAAAGAGATCAGTGTTGGATTAGTGTGGAAGCTGCAAAATGCTCTCGAAGATTTaagagaaatacaaatgagATGTGACGATTCTCTGGAAGACACAGTGGTACAGAATCTTCCACAgatcaaaaaaatgttgaacaagTTCCAAAACTGTTGTGATCGTTATGTATCTAACCTCCAGATGAACGTGGCGAAGAAACTTCCCTCCATCCGTGATGGTGAAGAAGACGAGAGCTCAGTAAAGAAACtctgtgaagacagaaacaagtcaccattcagtcatgaaaaactAGACGACTGGCTGAatcataaagagagagaaatcaacGTCATCAGGTCCTGTGTGGAAATGATGAAGGGAACAAAGATCGTCCATAATGAGTCAGAGCTGGACAGAGAGGTTCTTGCTGCAGGTGTCGATGATGCTCTGTGCTTCGTCTTCACCTCCCTGCAGAGTGCCGACCCCGTCCTGCATGAGATGGATAATTACCTGGATTCAGTTACAGGAAGTACCAATGAAGACCTGGATTCAGTTAGAGGAAGTACCAGTGAAGTCCCATGGTACTATTCAGATGAAGTTTTAACCAAATTGAGAGAAAAAGCCAAATCTTTCCAAGATATTGCCAAATCTTTGAAGAGCTTCCGTTTCCTGGTAGCGGCCATCAGAAATGAGAAATACACCGGAGCAACAATCTACCACTACAAGAACGGCATTCTGCACACTGAGGATTTTAATGTCATCCTTGATGTGGAGACTGTCACAGACAGAAGAGCTTTACTCTGGTgtaagtattttattttcattgtgagACAAATAGGAACAAGTGAGTCTCCTTCAGAAACATGACTGCTCATTACTTTTATAACTCTCACACttcattttaagttttcttACAAAAGTCCTGCAGATTTTCTGGGAGCTGACACTGAAACTGAATTATAGAGGGACTTAAGTGAAATGAGTGACAGCACTATGGATGCACAGTGGTTAaagaagtactcagatcctttaattaagtaaaagtgccagaacaataataaaaaattaaagctgcaagcagcgttgAACGGGCCCTTGCAGTCCACACACCTTTGGGCATGCTGCCATCAGGGCTTCTACACGCAACGCCTTGCAATGAAGaaactgttcctttataatttggtggcctgaTCCCgctaatattaaataatgtatgctgaagtcagaaaaagtgtgtgtactgctgcatgattccccagacaaagactgagttgatggtccacttctcgagctggctgaagaaaatgaccacacgaggcataatgcaatgtAAAAGCTCAAAGTATCATCATTCAGTAACTGCGCAAACCCTCAAGCTTCCTGCAGAGTGGTAGGATAAAACTCCCCTGATGTATTCAAGACACCggatgatgtcacattcgtgctcaaacacagtgttcacggcACAGAGATGGAAGctccatcttactgtgcttgctcttgggagtctgtgtgtcACCACTCTATCAAgcacactggttctcttgggagatcttgaaaaaaatccagagaatccagccagatcagagaagaactgattaactaatggggtgtgttgcatgatgaaagctaaaaagtaagagggctgaaagagctttaaaaggtgaacagtttcgGAAAACGTGTCAtggttatcaccaaaatatttatatattgagtaacaggagacattgctgaaatctgtgatgtcatgttttatttctggaaagtgaaaaatgatggcggcagagtgagagacaaaacaatcctgtctgctctcctccagaaacgtaggctcaaaattaacattgcggcctatgggggagctgctggagtgcttgtcgctctaggacttctacagccaaaagtgtatgtcctacatctgaaataggaccatcagctgaaagccaacaagatgtcctacatttctatgtgtatagtgtctatgtgaagtaaaaagatgtgggatccaaattaagctgaagagaattttttctccagttcttccagctgctctacactctagcgatgatgtcacaccatctagctcacgcaatacacacccactgcaaaatcagaagaaggcctaaaaatccttaaaaccaaaactgtgatgatttggaaaccgtaaaagatttttataaactgaatacatgtccaatagttcaaggtcttctcactctttaaaaggtggaatggtatctgtagctcaaagcatgaagcacaagaagaggttgaaagtcgatgagttttgaagaggattttaagattttcccatttattttccatacaaactaatcagactgagaccagatcgccatctattggccgatttgcaccaaattttacacaaagcctcatcagtccatggaacacaattatgaacatttacgtgataatcagacagtattttgtttagatgtgcaagattgtctgctttcaacacaatatgcaggaatttgttgttttaaattttggccgttttatggactatcaaaattcttttgataactttttgtcaggagggtctACAGATGGTTCACgcaaagtttagtgcaaattggtcaaattgcctaggaggagttcgaaaaagtaggttttgcatttgtcgcaattttgaGAATGGaaagttagctcgaaagtgggcgtggcctacaccaaataattcagctgaattgggggaacatgtagatataaggtttaacaatgtgtgacacattatgtgtgagttatgggccaaaaacgctttcacgtggaaaatagcgccacctgctggtcatttttggtgtgtaagttgcaggggctagtctataccacccctatgaatttcgtttccataagtgttaaggtgtgggcacagggccaaatataaaattaaactggcaccagagcgccacctagtgataagtcctttgtcagatatcctcaagagggcagtctatcaaaattcttttaataactttttgtcaggagggtccacagatgctgtgtgccaagtttcgtgcaaatctgttaaattgcctgggacgagttcgaaaaagtaggttttcgacattttgcgacgtagcaAAAAACAAACGGgggcggaaatgggcgtggcctataccacgagagAATTCAGTGAAcgtgtggatataaggtttttgaatgtgtgacaaagtatatgggagttattagccaaaacgcactttccttaataacagcgccacctagtggtggaaattcaggacgacaatagattataacatttttcgccaggtgtgaaTTATATTCCAAGGTTGGTGAGTTTAGGGGcatgtccaggcagtgaaaaatgcaatcattttgttcgaagaaaaaaaatagataaataaataaataaaaaaataaagaatcctttcaaaaacattagggtccttgcaggttccctgctcgggccctaattacTTAAGTCCTGCATACTGTGGTAAAGTTATACAGCTGTTATCAGCAAAATATCTTCAAAGTATCTGAAGCAGATATTTTTATATCTGTAAGAACACAGCTGGACGGAGGCTGAGATCTGAGAGTTTAATGAGCAGCGACTGCTCCACTGTAACTGTTGGCTACATGACAGTCAAAGATCATCAGTTGAAGTCGGAACTGAAAGTAtctcaaagtgaaatatttactttccaccactgtccATGAACAGTCTGTAGGAGCATGTGAGTGATGTTCTAATATATGAGCCTGTCCTTTCAAATGTGTTCAGAATAATCAATAACTGTGTTTTCAGTATGAACTGTGATCATGATCACGTCTCGTTCTCTCCATCAGACGCCTGTGATCTCACTCTGGACCCAGACACAGTAAACCACCATCTCACTCTGTCTGAGGGAAACAAGAAGGTGACAGCTGGACAAGAACGACAGTCGTATCCTTACCACTCACAGAGATTTGACTGTTGGCCTCAGGTTCTGTGCAGAGAGGGGCTGACTGGGCGCTgctactgggaggtggagtggagaggtTTTTTGTCTAACGTCATTGGAGGTGTTTGCTACGGAGGGATGCCAAGGAAAGTAAACGATGACCAGTCCAGGCTCGGAGGGAATAAACTGTCCTGGGGTTTAGCACTCTACTATTACTCTGGTGGTCTTTATGCAGAACATGATGATCAGAAACATCATTTACCTCGACCTATTCCCT encodes the following:
- the LOC119010340 gene encoding stonustoxin subunit alpha-like, whose protein sequence is MAVAALGRPFTLGMLYDGRKDELIPGSTLWDETTLQNNTGRSSQYSSEFEITASDSIESKSSLMDIEASLKVSFLCGLIEVGGSAKYLNDTKKFKNQSRVTCRYKATTHFNQLSVTQGETMNPQQIEVIRKGTATHVVTGILHGANAFFVFDSEKLEASSVQDIQGHMEAVIKKIPSFNIEGSITAQLTEEEKALTNKFSCKFYGDFILERNPTSFEDAVKTYAELPKLLGEDGEKSVPVKVWMMPLKVFDTTAAELMKEISVGLVWKLQNALEDLREIQMRCDDSLEDTVVQNLPQIKKMLNKFQNCCDRYVSNLQMNVAKKLPSIRDGEEDESSVKKLCEDRNKSPFSHEKLDDWLNHKEREINVIRSCVEMMKGTKIVHNESELDREVLAAGVDDALCFVFTSLQSADPVLHEMDNYLDSVTGSTNEDLDSVRGSTSEVPWYYSDEVLTKLREKAKSFQDIAKSLKSFRFLVAAIRNEKYTGATIYHYKNGILHTEDFNVILDVETVTDRRALLWYACDLTLDPDTVNHHLTLSEGNKKVTAGQERQSYPYHSQRFDCWPQVLCREGLTGRCYWEVEWRGFLSNVIGGVCYGGMPRKVNDDQSRLGGNKLSWGLALYYYSGGLYAEHDDQKHHLPRPIPFTRLGVYLDWSAGTLSYYEVSSDTVSHIYTFHTKFTEPVYPICMIEDEYTPSLSLCL